The Candidatus Pantoea soli genome window below encodes:
- the gloB gene encoding hydroxyacylglutathione hydrolase — MNLTSIPALQDNYIWTLTDENGRCLIVDPGEAQPVLEKIQSNHWQPVAILLTHHHQDHVGGVADLLQHYPDLDVYGPDETAGKGAKTVLRDGDEISVLGLTFRVIATPGHTLGHISYFSSPYLFCGDTMFSGGCGRLFEGTAQQMFDSFQKLNQLPDDTLVCCAHEYTLSNMKFAAAILPHDPKILARYQQIKDLRAENRTTLPVKLATEREINLFLRTQDADLKQALGTNIESAPLWQTFAVLREKKDHF; from the coding sequence ATGAATCTTACCAGTATTCCCGCATTGCAGGATAACTACATCTGGACGCTGACTGACGAGAACGGGCGGTGCCTGATTGTCGATCCGGGCGAAGCGCAGCCGGTGCTGGAAAAAATTCAGTCGAATCACTGGCAGCCGGTGGCGATTTTACTGACGCATCACCATCAGGACCATGTCGGCGGCGTTGCTGACCTGCTGCAGCACTACCCGGATCTGGATGTGTACGGCCCCGACGAAACGGCCGGGAAAGGCGCAAAGACAGTGCTGAGGGACGGCGATGAAATCAGCGTACTGGGACTAACCTTCCGCGTTATCGCCACGCCGGGTCACACTTTAGGACATATCTCATATTTCAGCTCACCTTATCTTTTCTGTGGCGACACGATGTTTTCCGGCGGCTGCGGACGCCTTTTCGAAGGGACTGCGCAACAAATGTTCGATTCGTTTCAAAAGCTTAATCAACTGCCGGACGATACGCTTGTCTGCTGCGCGCATGAATATACTTTATCCAATATGAAGTTTGCTGCGGCTATTCTGCCTCATGACCCGAAAATTCTGGCAAGATACCAGCAAATTAAGGACTTACGCGCGGAAAACCGGACTACTTTGCCGGTAAAACTGGCCACAGAGCGTGAAATAAATTTATTTCTTCGCACGCAAGATGCTGATTTGAAACAGGCTTTAGGCACTAATATCGAATCAGCCCCGTTATGGCAGACATTCGCCGTTCTACGCGAGAAGAAAGACCATTTTTGA
- the hpxZ gene encoding oxalurate catabolism protein HpxZ gives MTPEQIDQPAVLAEVRAAFYRYEQALVTNDVATLDALFWHEARTVRLGAGENLYGIEAIRAFRAARPSQGLARTLRNTVITTFGDDYAVCSTEFTREGVAKIGRQQQTWVRMADGWRIVAAQVSLMS, from the coding sequence ATGACACCTGAACAGATTGATCAACCAGCAGTGCTGGCTGAAGTACGCGCGGCGTTTTACCGCTATGAGCAGGCGCTGGTCACCAATGATGTGGCAACGCTGGACGCATTGTTCTGGCATGAGGCGCGCACGGTTCGTCTCGGCGCGGGGGAGAATTTATACGGTATTGAAGCGATACGCGCTTTCCGCGCGGCACGCCCCTCGCAGGGCCTGGCGCGCACGCTGCGTAACACCGTCATCACCACCTTCGGCGACGATTATGCGGTGTGCAGCACCGAATTCACCCGCGAAGGCGTGGCGAAAATCGGACGGCAGCAGCAGACGTGGGTCAGAATGGCTGACGGCTGGCGCATTGTAGCCGCTCAGGTCAGCCTGATGAGCTGA
- a CDS encoding GntR family transcriptional regulator, with translation MKSETGQKAAADLNDKDEVIYQALLNAIVEHQLPPGSKLPEEALAEVFGVSRTGIRKVLQRLAAVQMVTLSPRRGAQVATPGVEEARDIFATRSLLECANLPAVLAHLQPPHLAALTRLIEEEEQAHAQHDGAAAIRLSAAFHIQLQAISGNQVLTEMVTGLTQRSSLVIAAWGAPWQRGCRCDHHDRLVDLLRQNDLPALTAALQQHFEHIIASLHFERSGETLPDFSRLFAGHKGAAS, from the coding sequence ATGAAGAGTGAAACAGGCCAGAAAGCCGCGGCCGACCTGAACGACAAAGACGAAGTGATATATCAGGCGTTGCTGAACGCCATTGTGGAACACCAGTTACCGCCAGGCAGCAAACTGCCGGAAGAAGCCCTGGCAGAGGTATTCGGCGTAAGCCGCACCGGTATCCGCAAAGTGCTGCAGCGCCTCGCGGCAGTGCAAATGGTCACGCTGTCGCCCAGACGTGGTGCACAGGTTGCTACGCCAGGCGTGGAGGAGGCGCGCGATATCTTCGCCACGCGCAGTCTGCTGGAGTGTGCCAACCTGCCTGCGGTACTGGCCCACCTGCAGCCGCCGCACCTGGCGGCGCTCACGCGCTTAATTGAAGAAGAAGAGCAGGCCCATGCGCAGCATGACGGTGCCGCAGCAATTCGCCTTTCTGCTGCTTTCCACATTCAGCTGCAGGCCATCTCCGGCAACCAGGTGCTGACGGAAATGGTTACCGGGCTGACGCAGCGCTCTTCGCTGGTGATTGCCGCCTGGGGCGCGCCCTGGCAGCGTGGCTGCCGCTGCGATCATCACGATCGTCTGGTGGATCTGCTGCGACAGAACGATCTGCCGGCGCTGACGGCCGCGCTGCAACAGCATTTTGAACACATCATCGCCAGCCTGCACTTTGAGCGCAGCGGCGAAACCCTGCCTGATTTCTCCCGGTTATTTGCCGGTCATAAAGGAGCGGCATCATGA
- the hpxA gene encoding allantoin racemase, whose translation MSLIQVINPNTSAAMTETIGAAARAVAAPGTEIIAVCPRHGVPSIEGHFDEAIAAVGVLEQVALGKAQGVNGHVIACFGDPGLLAARELASGPVIGIAEAAMHTATLVATRFSIVTTLPRTLIIARHLLQQYGFTHHCAALHAIDLPVLALEDGSGIAQERVRQRCIQAKREDGSGAIVLGCGGMAALAQELTRELGMPVIDGVSAAVKMVESLVALGFGTSKQGDLDYPRQKPLSGPFQHLN comes from the coding sequence ATGAGCCTGATCCAGGTAATCAACCCCAATACCAGCGCGGCAATGACCGAAACCATCGGCGCTGCGGCGCGTGCGGTGGCGGCACCGGGCACGGAAATTATTGCAGTCTGTCCGCGCCATGGCGTGCCTTCAATTGAAGGGCATTTTGATGAAGCGATTGCTGCCGTAGGCGTGCTGGAGCAGGTCGCGCTGGGGAAAGCGCAGGGCGTCAATGGCCATGTGATTGCCTGTTTTGGCGATCCGGGGCTGCTGGCCGCGCGCGAACTGGCGAGCGGGCCGGTTATTGGTATTGCTGAAGCGGCGATGCATACCGCCACGCTGGTGGCGACGCGATTTTCTATCGTCACCACGTTGCCGCGCACGCTGATCATCGCCCGCCATCTGCTGCAGCAGTATGGTTTTACCCATCACTGTGCGGCGCTGCATGCTATCGATCTGCCGGTGCTGGCGCTGGAGGATGGCAGCGGCATCGCCCAGGAGAGAGTACGCCAGCGCTGCATTCAGGCTAAGCGGGAAGATGGCAGTGGGGCAATCGTGCTGGGCTGTGGTGGCATGGCGGCGCTGGCGCAGGAACTTACCCGCGAGCTGGGCATGCCGGTGATTGATGGCGTGAGTGCGGCGGTGAAAATGGTGGAGTCGCTGGTGGCGCTTGGCTTTGGCACCAGCAAACAGGGCGATCTCGATTATCCACGACAAAAACCGCTCAGTGGGCCATTTCAGCACCTAAACTAA
- the dnaQ gene encoding DNA polymerase III subunit epsilon: MSTANNRQIVLDTETTGMNMIGVHYEGHRIIEIGAVEVINRRLTGNNFHMYLKPDRLVDPEAFGVHGIADEFLADKPTFAQIADEFLDYIRGAELVIHNASFDIGFMDYEFGMLQRDIGKTETFCRITDSLAMARKMFPGKRNSLDALCNRYEIDNSKRTLHGALLDAEILAEVFLAMTGGQTSLAFSQEGEQSNQNAGEHIQRITRPSAGLRVVSASDEEIAAHESRLDLVLKKGGSCLWRA, from the coding sequence ATGAGCACTGCAAATAACCGCCAGATCGTCCTTGATACCGAAACCACCGGCATGAATATGATCGGGGTCCATTATGAAGGTCATCGCATCATCGAAATCGGTGCGGTTGAAGTGATCAACCGTCGCCTCACCGGCAACAACTTCCATATGTATCTCAAGCCGGACCGGCTGGTGGATCCGGAAGCCTTCGGCGTGCACGGGATTGCCGATGAGTTTCTGGCTGACAAGCCGACCTTTGCCCAAATCGCCGATGAGTTTCTGGACTATATCCGCGGCGCGGAACTGGTGATCCACAACGCGTCGTTCGATATCGGCTTCATGGATTATGAATTCGGCATGCTGCAGCGGGATATCGGTAAAACCGAAACCTTCTGTCGCATTACGGATAGCCTGGCGATGGCGCGGAAAATGTTCCCCGGCAAGCGCAACAGCCTGGATGCGCTGTGTAACCGCTATGAGATTGATAACAGCAAGCGTACGCTGCACGGCGCGCTGCTGGATGCCGAAATTCTGGCGGAGGTGTTCCTGGCGATGACCGGCGGTCAGACATCGCTGGCCTTTTCGCAGGAAGGGGAGCAGAGCAACCAGAACGCAGGCGAGCATATCCAGCGTATCACCCGCCCCAGCGCCGGCCTGCGCGTGGTCAGCGCCAGCGATGAGGAGATTGCCGCCCATGAAAGCCGGCTTGATTTGGTGCTGAAAAAAGGGGGCAGCTGTCTGTGGCGCGCCTGA
- a CDS encoding class I SAM-dependent methyltransferase produces MKPAKTRQILTAPRSWSDMPWGDYFRDALTQQLQPYLGKLYGFHMLKIGSLSAEINTRQCAISHQVNVGSEGEALHVIAQATQLPFESKSIDACLLAHTLAWSQDPHRVLREVDRILIDDGWMIISGFNPFSLLGISKGIPGLHRRAPWSGRMFSQVRLLDWLSLLNYEVVYRTRFQVVPWHRQGGKMISAHLPALGCLNIVVARKRTFPLTPTKMKKTLSKTQLRPAVNATRQFREMNDQDST; encoded by the coding sequence ATGAAGCCAGCGAAAACACGCCAGATCCTGACTGCGCCGCGCTCCTGGAGCGACATGCCCTGGGGCGATTACTTTCGCGACGCGCTCACACAGCAGCTGCAGCCTTATCTGGGAAAGCTGTATGGCTTTCATATGCTTAAAATTGGCAGTCTTAGCGCAGAAATCAATACCCGACAGTGTGCAATATCCCATCAGGTCAATGTGGGCAGCGAAGGCGAGGCGCTGCACGTCATTGCGCAGGCCACACAACTGCCGTTTGAATCGAAATCAATTGATGCCTGTCTGCTGGCACATACGCTGGCATGGAGCCAGGATCCGCATCGCGTTTTGCGTGAAGTGGATCGCATCCTGATTGACGATGGCTGGATGATCATCAGCGGCTTCAATCCGTTCAGCCTGCTGGGCATCAGCAAGGGGATCCCGGGGCTGCACCGTCGGGCGCCCTGGAGCGGGCGGATGTTCAGTCAGGTGCGTCTGCTGGACTGGCTGAGCCTGCTGAATTATGAAGTGGTCTACCGTACGCGCTTCCAGGTGGTGCCGTGGCATCGTCAGGGCGGGAAGATGATCAGCGCACACCTGCCCGCGCTGGGCTGCCTGAACATCGTGGTCGCGCGAAAACGCACGTTCCCGCTGACGCCCACTAAAATGAAAAAAACGCTAAGTAAAACGCAGCTGCGGCCGGCGGTGAACGCCACGCGCCAGTTTCGTGAAATGAACGATCAGGATTCCACCTGA
- the puuE gene encoding allantoinase PuuE, with protein MSDVSEKKEYSFNKNYPRDLIGYAGQPPHAQWPGNARVAVQFVLNYEEGAENSVLHGDAGSEQFLSDIIGAASYADRHMSMESLYEYGSRAGFWRIHQAFQQRGLPLTIFGVAMALARHPDIVAAIKAADYDVVSHGWRWIHYQGMDAKTERQHMQQAVDVLTDLFGKAPTGWYTGRDSPNTRRLVVEQGGFSYDSDNYGDDLPFWTQVTCQDGTVKPHLIIPYTLECNDMRFATPQGFNTAEQFFTYLRDTFDVLYEEGESAPKMMSVGMHCRLLGRPGKFRALQRFLDHIQQYDDVWICTRQQIADHWISTHPAPAV; from the coding sequence ATGAGCGACGTATCTGAAAAGAAAGAGTACAGCTTCAACAAAAACTACCCGCGTGACCTGATTGGCTACGCCGGGCAGCCGCCGCATGCACAGTGGCCCGGCAACGCCCGCGTTGCCGTGCAGTTTGTGCTGAATTATGAAGAAGGCGCGGAAAACAGCGTGCTGCATGGTGATGCCGGCTCCGAGCAGTTTCTTTCCGATATCATCGGGGCGGCCAGCTATGCCGACCGGCATATGTCAATGGAGTCGCTGTATGAGTATGGCTCGCGCGCCGGATTCTGGCGGATTCATCAGGCGTTTCAGCAGCGCGGGCTGCCGCTGACCATTTTCGGCGTGGCGATGGCGCTGGCACGCCATCCGGATATTGTCGCGGCGATCAAAGCGGCGGATTACGACGTGGTCAGCCACGGCTGGCGCTGGATCCACTATCAGGGCATGGATGCAAAAACCGAGCGGCAGCATATGCAACAGGCGGTGGATGTGCTGACCGATCTGTTTGGTAAAGCTCCGACCGGCTGGTATACGGGACGCGACAGCCCGAACACGCGCCGGCTGGTGGTGGAGCAGGGCGGCTTCAGCTACGACAGTGACAACTACGGTGACGACCTGCCGTTCTGGACCCAGGTGACCTGTCAGGACGGGACGGTGAAGCCGCATCTGATCATCCCGTATACGCTGGAGTGCAATGACATGCGCTTTGCCACGCCGCAGGGTTTCAATACCGCAGAGCAGTTCTTTACCTATCTGCGTGATACGTTCGATGTGCTGTATGAAGAGGGAGAAAGCGCGCCGAAGATGATGTCGGTAGGCATGCACTGCCGCCTGCTGGGACGGCCGGGTAAATTCCGCGCGCTGCAGCGTTTTCTTGATCACATTCAGCAGTATGACGATGTGTGGATCTGTACCCGCCAGCAGATTGCCGATCACTGGATTAGCACGCACCCGGCACCGGCGGTTTAA
- a CDS encoding NCS1 family nucleobase:cation symporter-1 has translation MPNQSQVNAGATAAHARYSPRLCNEDLAPTRNQNWSWYNIFSFWMSDVHSMGGYVVAASFFTLGLASWQVLLCLLAGICIVQLCANLVAKPSQMAGVPYAVISRQAFGVFGANIPAVIRGLIAFAWYGIQTYLAANALMLVLLKFYPSLSSLTQSSWLGLSLLGWCCFGVMWLLQAMVFWHGMSAIKRFIDVAGPAVYVVMVALAGWIVYKTGFEGISFTLASKSLSAGEQTWQMITATALVVSYFSGPLLNFGDFSRYASSMGEIRRGNRWGLPFNFLLFSVVTVVIVSGTQSLFGRMITDPIETVSMVGNDVAVAIGLLTMITATIGINIVANFVSPAFDFSNCSPQKISFRTGGMIAAVGSVLLTPWNLFQSPELIHYTLDVLGSFIGPLFGILIADFYLIKRSRVYVDDLFDDTPKGRYWYRSGFNPKAIAALVPATGICLVISFIPALHAVANFSWFIGVALGAGCYRWLARAEREVPVAVYRQEVAMQKE, from the coding sequence ATGCCAAATCAATCTCAGGTTAACGCCGGGGCGACCGCTGCCCATGCCCGCTACAGTCCGCGTCTGTGTAACGAAGACCTCGCTCCGACGCGCAACCAGAACTGGTCGTGGTACAACATTTTTTCATTCTGGATGTCCGATGTGCACAGCATGGGCGGCTACGTCGTGGCAGCCAGCTTCTTTACGCTTGGGCTGGCGAGCTGGCAGGTGCTGCTGTGCCTGCTGGCCGGTATCTGCATTGTTCAGCTGTGCGCGAATCTGGTGGCGAAACCCAGCCAGATGGCAGGCGTGCCTTATGCCGTTATCTCACGTCAGGCGTTTGGTGTGTTCGGTGCCAATATTCCTGCCGTGATACGCGGCCTGATCGCCTTTGCATGGTATGGCATCCAGACCTATCTGGCGGCCAATGCGCTGATGCTGGTGCTGCTGAAGTTTTATCCCTCCCTGAGCAGCCTGACGCAGAGCAGCTGGCTGGGTTTATCGCTGCTGGGCTGGTGCTGTTTCGGCGTAATGTGGCTGCTGCAGGCTATGGTGTTCTGGCATGGCATGAGCGCCATTAAACGCTTTATTGATGTGGCTGGCCCGGCGGTCTACGTGGTCATGGTGGCGCTGGCCGGCTGGATTGTATACAAAACTGGCTTTGAGGGGATCTCGTTTACCCTGGCCAGCAAATCGCTCAGCGCCGGTGAGCAGACGTGGCAGATGATCACCGCCACGGCGCTGGTGGTCTCTTACTTTTCCGGCCCGCTGCTTAACTTCGGCGACTTTTCGCGCTATGCCAGCAGCATGGGAGAAATTCGTCGCGGCAATCGCTGGGGCCTGCCGTTTAACTTCCTGCTGTTCTCTGTTGTGACGGTGGTGATTGTCTCCGGCACGCAGTCGCTGTTTGGCCGCATGATCACCGATCCGATTGAAACCGTGAGTATGGTCGGTAACGATGTGGCAGTGGCTATCGGCCTGCTCACCATGATTACCGCCACGATCGGCATCAATATCGTAGCGAACTTTGTTTCGCCGGCGTTTGACTTCTCCAACTGTTCACCGCAGAAAATCAGCTTCCGCACGGGCGGTATGATCGCCGCGGTGGGCTCGGTGCTGCTGACGCCGTGGAACCTGTTCCAGTCACCGGAACTGATTCACTATACGCTGGACGTGCTGGGCTCCTTTATCGGGCCACTGTTTGGCATTCTGATTGCGGATTTTTACCTGATTAAACGCAGCCGGGTTTACGTGGACGACCTGTTTGATGACACGCCAAAGGGCCGCTACTGGTATCGCAGTGGCTTCAACCCGAAAGCCATTGCCGCGCTGGTACCGGCAACCGGTATCTGCCTGGTGATCAGCTTTATTCCGGCGCTGCACGCAGTGGCAAACTTCAGCTGGTTTATTGGCGTGGCGCTGGGTGCAGGCTGCTATCGCTGGCTGGCGCGCGCCGAACGCGAGGTGCCGGTGGCCGTTTATCGTCAGGAAGTGGCGATGCAGAAGGAGTAA